One Brevibacillus choshinensis genomic window carries:
- a CDS encoding 2Fe-2S iron-sulfur cluster-binding protein: protein MRKPLTVGSLIPGRSIPSQPQITSLHTSPAPVAKKNGSSSTSRQQNVQHVRVKQRDQVFQVRAVPRETILSAALAQGQAIEYKCQQGQCGKCAVQLIEGSSCLSSPGNQEKDKLGSKLSQGYRLACQSTFRSMTQNS from the coding sequence ATGCGCAAACCGCTCACGGTAGGCTCACTCATTCCCGGCCGTTCCATACCATCGCAACCGCAGATAACATCTTTACATACAAGCCCGGCACCAGTTGCCAAGAAAAATGGCAGCTCTTCAACCTCCCGGCAGCAAAATGTTCAACACGTTCGTGTGAAGCAGAGAGACCAAGTCTTTCAAGTACGTGCTGTTCCACGCGAGACAATCCTGTCGGCAGCGCTGGCCCAAGGGCAGGCTATCGAATACAAGTGCCAGCAAGGGCAATGCGGCAAATGCGCCGTGCAGCTGATCGAAGGAAGCTCCTGCCTCTCGTCACCCGGCAATCAAGAAAAAGATAAGCTAGGCAGCAAGCTCAGTCAGGGATACCGCCTCGCTTGCCAGAGCACATTCCGATCGATGACACAGAATTCATAA
- a CDS encoding thiamine diphosphokinase translates to MNTNRILLFAGGSLGQWAIRQIQPGDWLVGVDRGALFLVQHGFSPRLSIGDFDSVSVEEQAEIERKSQTISSCDPVMKDLTDTEMALTWALEQKPAQIILVGALGSRFDHSLANVQLLQKALAAGISCRIVDEHNEIQLMNRSLTIERSHFAHVSLLPLSPEVTGITLHGFQYPLEDATLRIGDTLGISNVLTSDTGTISIGSGLLLVIQSRD, encoded by the coding sequence ATGAATACCAACCGAATCTTATTGTTCGCCGGGGGAAGTCTGGGACAATGGGCCATTCGTCAGATCCAGCCGGGGGATTGGTTAGTCGGTGTGGACCGGGGAGCCTTGTTCCTCGTCCAGCACGGCTTTTCCCCTCGTCTCTCTATTGGAGATTTTGACTCCGTCAGTGTGGAAGAGCAGGCAGAAATCGAACGAAAAAGCCAGACCATCTCCTCCTGCGACCCGGTCATGAAGGATTTGACCGATACGGAGATGGCCCTCACCTGGGCATTGGAGCAAAAGCCTGCGCAGATCATTCTGGTGGGCGCTCTTGGCTCTCGCTTCGATCATTCCTTGGCCAATGTTCAACTGCTGCAAAAAGCGCTGGCGGCCGGCATCTCCTGCAGGATCGTCGATGAACACAACGAAATCCAGCTGATGAACCGCTCGCTCACGATCGAGCGCAGCCATTTTGCTCACGTCTCCCTGCTGCCATTGAGCCCAGAGGTAACCGGCATTACTCTCCATGGATTTCAATATCCGCTGGAGGATGCCACACTGCGCATCGGCGATACGCTGGGAATCAGCAATGTGCTTACCTCGGATACAGGAACCATCTCCATCGGCTCCGGTCTCTTGCTCGTCATCCAGAGTAGGGATTGA
- a CDS encoding uracil-DNA glycosylase, with amino-acid sequence MTILQNDWAPVLADEFEKPYYLKLRQMLKEEYQTQTIYPDMHDIFTALHLTGYENAKVVILGQDPYHGPGQAHGLSFSVKPGIKPPPSLQNIYKELQSDLNCSIPNHGYLTHWAKQGVMMLNAVLTVRGGTPNSHKGLGWETFTDQIIAHLNERDTPLVFILWGKHAQEKAAFIDTNKHFIIQSPHPSPFSANRGFFGSRPFSRANAFLRSKGIQEIDWQLPMDPEEEAR; translated from the coding sequence ATGACGATCTTGCAAAATGATTGGGCGCCCGTACTGGCTGATGAGTTCGAGAAGCCCTATTATTTAAAATTGCGGCAAATGCTAAAGGAAGAATACCAGACGCAGACGATCTATCCCGATATGCATGACATCTTTACCGCTCTCCATCTGACCGGCTATGAAAATGCCAAGGTTGTGATTCTGGGACAGGATCCGTATCACGGACCGGGGCAGGCACACGGCCTCAGTTTTTCTGTAAAACCGGGAATCAAGCCGCCTCCCTCTCTGCAAAACATCTACAAGGAGCTGCAGAGCGACTTGAACTGCTCGATTCCAAACCACGGCTACCTGACACATTGGGCGAAGCAAGGCGTGATGATGCTTAACGCGGTGTTGACCGTTCGCGGCGGTACCCCTAATTCGCACAAGGGGCTGGGCTGGGAAACGTTTACGGACCAAATCATCGCGCACCTGAACGAGCGGGATACCCCGTTGGTGTTTATTCTGTGGGGCAAGCATGCTCAGGAAAAAGCCGCTTTTATCGATACGAACAAGCACTTCATCATCCAATCGCCGCATCCCAGCCCGTTTTCCGCCAATCGGGGCTTTTTTGGCAGCCGCCCTTTCTCACGGGCCAATGCCTTTTTGCGCTCCAAAGGAATCCAGGAAATCGACTGGCAGCTGCCCATGGACCCGGAAGAGGAAGCACGCTAG
- a CDS encoding stalk domain-containing protein: MKWDFKSFVGGIIVGSVLFSGIAIAAPAFPDVTEGTKTPFTYYFEGVPKSPSSDVQGIMYKNSVYVPIRFVAENLNKPVIYDAKSKSIFIGKLPVAKMYSKMEAVELVKKKFAGSLTPNHVVEYDHDDEKGHYVIQVYQTVVNNFQSGDSYTSTYGWFVVNPNTGEIKSLL, encoded by the coding sequence ATGAAATGGGATTTCAAATCGTTCGTCGGGGGCATCATCGTTGGCTCGGTGTTGTTCTCCGGGATCGCCATCGCGGCACCAGCTTTTCCTGATGTGACCGAGGGAACCAAAACGCCGTTCACCTACTACTTTGAAGGTGTACCAAAATCGCCGTCGAGCGACGTGCAAGGAATTATGTACAAAAATTCTGTATACGTACCCATCCGCTTTGTCGCCGAAAACCTGAACAAACCCGTCATTTACGACGCAAAGTCCAAATCAATCTTCATCGGCAAGCTTCCGGTAGCCAAGATGTACTCCAAGATGGAAGCCGTCGAGCTGGTCAAAAAGAAATTCGCGGGCAGTCTGACCCCCAACCACGTAGTCGAATACGATCACGACGACGAAAAAGGCCATTATGTTATCCAAGTTTATCAAACCGTCGTGAACAACTTCCAGTCCGGAGATAGCTATACAAGCACCTATGGCTGGTTTGTAGTGAATCCGAATACCGGGGAAATCAAATCATTGCTCTAA
- a CDS encoding sigma-54 interaction domain-containing protein, whose protein sequence is MTEFSRIEEFIQSYADNIAKVLGLDVTILDEQGIRVSGTGYYQELIGLPAPEGSFFRMILQTGQPGMMFDMKKNEAQCMNCKFLLQCRELGTIGFPVHKREKTVGVIGIIGFSPEQKEKMLHHSEKWMPFLQHISSLIEHKLLELDAELEKSCHIQEEKPEASIAPVYFAQLIGAETGMRDVIVKAKKVTNSISTVLVRGESGTGKELLARAIHSESTRSRYPFVAINCAAIPETLLESELFGYEGGAFTGSRREGKPGKFELAHKGTIFLDEVGDIPLALQPKLLRVLQEKTVDRVGGVKTIGIDVRVIAATHRDLEQMVKEGTFREDLYYRLNVIPLRLRPLRERRQDIPLYLQHFLHRYSTLLQKNRCQLEAGMVERLIEYDWPGNIRQLENAVEYMVNMAEGERIGLEDAPDYLLSEGEGKRNAHQAQSLEQLLAEYERSVLQRYFTDHAYAQDKAAIANELQISLSTLYRKLEKYELV, encoded by the coding sequence ATGACCGAATTTTCCCGCATTGAGGAGTTCATTCAATCATACGCGGATAACATTGCAAAGGTATTAGGTCTGGATGTCACCATTCTGGATGAGCAGGGAATCCGTGTGAGTGGAACAGGCTATTATCAAGAGCTTATTGGGCTGCCTGCTCCGGAAGGGTCGTTCTTTCGGATGATTTTGCAGACCGGGCAGCCGGGTATGATGTTTGACATGAAGAAAAACGAGGCGCAGTGCATGAACTGCAAGTTCTTGCTGCAATGCCGGGAGCTGGGAACGATCGGGTTCCCGGTGCACAAGCGGGAAAAGACGGTGGGGGTCATCGGAATCATCGGTTTTTCTCCTGAGCAAAAGGAAAAGATGCTGCACCATTCGGAAAAGTGGATGCCCTTTTTGCAGCATATCAGCTCGTTGATTGAGCACAAGCTGCTCGAGCTGGATGCTGAGCTGGAAAAGAGCTGCCATATTCAGGAGGAAAAGCCCGAGGCATCGATTGCTCCTGTCTACTTTGCCCAGTTGATCGGGGCAGAGACGGGGATGCGGGATGTGATCGTAAAGGCGAAGAAGGTGACAAACAGCATCTCTACCGTCTTGGTGCGGGGAGAAAGCGGGACGGGTAAAGAGCTGTTGGCGCGTGCGATTCACAGTGAGAGCACTCGCAGCCGGTATCCTTTTGTGGCGATCAACTGCGCAGCGATCCCGGAAACTCTGCTGGAGAGCGAACTCTTCGGCTACGAAGGGGGAGCCTTTACCGGATCGAGACGGGAGGGCAAACCAGGAAAGTTCGAGCTGGCGCACAAAGGGACGATTTTCCTCGATGAAGTGGGCGATATCCCGTTGGCGCTCCAGCCCAAGCTGCTCAGGGTCTTGCAGGAAAAGACCGTCGATCGTGTAGGCGGGGTCAAAACGATCGGGATTGATGTGCGGGTCATTGCTGCAACTCATCGAGATTTGGAACAGATGGTGAAAGAGGGAACGTTCCGGGAAGATCTGTATTACCGGCTGAATGTCATCCCCTTGCGCTTGCGGCCATTGCGAGAGCGTCGTCAGGATATTCCCTTGTACCTGCAGCATTTTTTGCATCGGTATTCGACGTTGCTCCAAAAGAATCGTTGCCAGCTGGAGGCAGGCATGGTCGAGCGACTCATCGAATACGACTGGCCGGGAAATATACGGCAGCTGGAAAATGCAGTAGAGTACATGGTGAACATGGCTGAGGGTGAACGAATCGGCTTGGAGGACGCTCCGGATTACTTGCTCTCGGAAGGAGAAGGAAAACGTAACGCTCATCAGGCACAAAGCCTGGAGCAGCTGCTGGCAGAGTATGAGCGCTCTGTGCTGCAGCGCTATTTTACAGATCATGCGTACGCACAGGATAAGGCAGCCATCGCAAACGAGCTGCAGATCAGCCTGTCCACGCTGTATCGGAAGCTGGAGAAATACGAGCTGGTTTAG
- a CDS encoding trans-sulfuration enzyme family protein produces MTKNQWGLDTAIIHTAQTPCQKTGAVVSAVVPAVAYAFPDADAAAACVAGQREGIYYGRYGNPTIQTLEEKIASLENGEAALGVSSGMAAISASLLAFLQQGDHVVCTRDVYGGSHKFLTTLAPRYGISADFVDCTDLDAVQRAFLPQTKVLYLETPSNPCMTVLDIEALSRLAHARNITVIVDNTFMTPYLQRPLDLGADVVVHSATKYLNGHGDVIAGFIVGNRESIKFMRKHIMGDLGQNLNAWDAFLILRGLKTLGLRVRQHCQNAEAVAHYLAEHPAIERVYYPGLASHPQHELAKRQMAGMGGIVSFEVKGGYEAAKSFINALRLAMISFSLGDPETLVQHPASMTHFSIPAEERVKFHITDGLIRLSTGLEDAKDIIADLEQALSQLLVASVNKG; encoded by the coding sequence ATGACAAAAAATCAATGGGGATTGGATACCGCCATTATTCATACAGCACAAACGCCATGCCAGAAGACAGGAGCAGTGGTTTCGGCGGTCGTACCCGCGGTGGCTTACGCATTTCCGGACGCGGATGCGGCAGCGGCGTGCGTAGCAGGGCAGCGGGAAGGCATCTATTACGGACGCTATGGCAACCCGACGATCCAGACGTTGGAGGAGAAAATTGCCTCACTGGAAAACGGAGAAGCAGCCCTGGGGGTCAGCAGCGGCATGGCTGCCATTTCAGCATCGTTGCTCGCATTTCTACAGCAAGGCGACCATGTCGTGTGTACGCGCGATGTTTATGGAGGCAGCCATAAATTCCTGACGACCTTGGCCCCTCGCTACGGCATCTCCGCCGATTTTGTGGATTGTACCGATCTGGATGCCGTGCAGCGAGCGTTTTTGCCGCAGACCAAGGTACTGTACCTCGAGACGCCATCCAATCCATGCATGACCGTGCTCGACATAGAGGCATTATCGCGATTGGCCCATGCTCGCAACATCACCGTGATCGTCGACAATACATTCATGACACCGTATTTGCAAAGACCGCTGGACCTGGGAGCGGATGTTGTGGTTCATAGCGCAACGAAGTATTTGAACGGACACGGAGATGTGATTGCCGGTTTCATCGTGGGAAATCGGGAGAGCATCAAGTTCATGCGCAAGCACATCATGGGCGATCTCGGACAAAACCTGAACGCATGGGACGCTTTCCTGATCCTTCGCGGACTCAAAACACTCGGCCTTCGCGTCCGGCAGCACTGTCAAAATGCCGAAGCGGTGGCTCATTATCTGGCAGAGCATCCTGCCATCGAGCGCGTGTATTATCCGGGTCTGGCTTCCCATCCGCAGCACGAGCTGGCAAAGCGGCAAATGGCAGGGATGGGAGGAATCGTCTCATTTGAGGTCAAAGGCGGCTACGAAGCAGCCAAATCTTTCATTAACGCACTGCGCCTGGCTATGATATCGTTTAGTCTAGGAGATCCGGAAACACTGGTGCAGCATCCTGCCTCGATGACCCATTTTTCCATTCCGGCTGAAGAGAGGGTCAAGTTTCATATCACAGACGGTCTCATCCGATTGTCTACAGGCTTGGAGGATGCGAAGGACATCATCGCAGATTTGGAGCAGGCACTGTCCCAACTGCTGGTGGCATCAGTGAACAAGGGCTGA
- a CDS encoding GMC family oxidoreductase, producing the protein MAKKLPKVDVVIVGVGWGGGVIASELTRQGLNVVGLERGKERKTEDYFMVHDELRYALRYELMQDLSKETITFRSKTSVRALPMRSYGSFLLGTGLGGSGVHWNGHTFRFLPYDFEIRSKTVERYGDKKIPDGMTIQDWGMTYDQLEPYFDKFERMAGISGEENPLGGKRSQPYPTPPMKSTPSMKMFAEAAKKKNWHPYMLPSANLSQAYTNPDGISRAACQYCGYCERFGCEYGAKADPVVTVIPVAQKTGKFEIRTHSHVRRILHTGKKATGVLYTDVTTGEEIEQPADIVVLTSYVFNNTRLLLMSNLGRPYDPNTGKGVIGKNYCYQVMRGGATGFFEDKEFNYYAGAGALGIVLDDFNGDNFDHKDLKFLHGANIAHTMTGLRPIANNPVPQGTPSWGKEFKANSLKYMNRTLTVGAQGASLPWRHHFLDLDPTYKDVFGDPLIRITFDFEEQDRQLAAYLADRCGELLKEMGASKVEVNGKLGPYDITPYQSTHNTGGVIMGSSPDTSAVNNYLQMWDAENVFVVGASSFAHNSGYNPTGTMGALSYRCAEGIMKYHKSGGGMVV; encoded by the coding sequence ATGGCCAAAAAATTACCGAAAGTCGATGTTGTCATTGTAGGCGTAGGCTGGGGTGGCGGCGTCATTGCCTCAGAGTTGACCAGGCAAGGTCTAAACGTAGTCGGGCTTGAAAGAGGCAAGGAAAGAAAGACGGAAGACTATTTCATGGTGCATGACGAGCTGCGATATGCGCTCCGCTACGAGCTCATGCAGGATCTGTCCAAGGAAACGATCACCTTCCGCAGCAAAACTAGCGTTCGGGCACTTCCAATGCGCTCTTACGGATCCTTTTTGCTTGGAACGGGCCTGGGAGGGTCGGGGGTTCACTGGAACGGCCATACGTTCCGTTTCCTTCCCTATGATTTTGAAATTCGCAGCAAAACGGTCGAACGGTATGGAGATAAGAAAATTCCAGACGGCATGACCATTCAGGACTGGGGCATGACCTACGATCAGCTGGAGCCGTACTTCGACAAATTCGAGCGGATGGCGGGCATCTCCGGTGAGGAAAACCCTTTGGGAGGCAAGCGTTCGCAGCCTTATCCGACGCCGCCGATGAAAAGCACTCCGAGCATGAAAATGTTTGCGGAAGCTGCCAAAAAGAAAAACTGGCACCCGTACATGCTGCCATCCGCCAACTTGTCGCAGGCGTATACCAATCCGGATGGAATCTCCCGGGCAGCTTGCCAGTACTGCGGCTACTGTGAGCGTTTCGGATGCGAGTACGGAGCCAAGGCCGATCCGGTCGTCACAGTCATCCCTGTCGCACAAAAAACGGGGAAATTCGAGATTCGGACTCACTCGCATGTCCGCCGTATCTTACATACCGGGAAAAAAGCAACAGGTGTCTTGTACACCGATGTCACGACTGGAGAGGAAATCGAACAGCCGGCCGACATCGTCGTATTGACGAGTTATGTGTTCAACAATACGCGCCTTTTGCTGATGTCCAACCTCGGAAGGCCGTATGATCCCAATACAGGAAAAGGCGTCATCGGGAAGAATTACTGCTACCAGGTCATGCGGGGCGGAGCAACGGGCTTTTTCGAGGACAAGGAGTTCAATTACTACGCAGGTGCCGGGGCGCTCGGTATCGTACTCGATGATTTCAACGGCGACAATTTTGACCACAAAGACCTCAAGTTCTTGCACGGTGCGAATATCGCCCACACGATGACGGGCCTCCGTCCCATTGCGAACAATCCAGTCCCACAGGGAACGCCTAGCTGGGGTAAAGAATTCAAAGCGAATTCCCTCAAATATATGAACAGGACGTTGACCGTAGGTGCGCAGGGTGCGTCGCTGCCGTGGCGGCATCATTTCCTGGACCTCGATCCGACTTACAAAGACGTATTCGGAGATCCGTTGATTCGTATCACATTCGATTTTGAGGAGCAGGACAGGCAGCTCGCTGCGTACTTGGCAGATCGCTGCGGGGAGCTTCTCAAGGAAATGGGTGCAAGCAAAGTTGAAGTCAATGGAAAGCTCGGTCCGTACGATATTACCCCATACCAGTCCACGCACAATACGGGCGGCGTGATCATGGGATCATCGCCGGACACGTCGGCGGTTAACAACTATTTGCAAATGTGGGACGCAGAAAACGTGTTTGTCGTGGGGGCATCTTCATTTGCCCACAACAGCGGATACAATCCGACCGGAACCATGGGCGCTTTGTCTTACCGCTGTGCGGAAGGCATCATGAAGTATCACAAGAGCGGCGGCGGAATGGTCGTCTAA
- a CDS encoding gluconate 2-dehydrogenase subunit 3 family protein codes for MAQANNENEQPVSRRNFLKNSGLVLGGLVVGGVAGSLINRTSAPAPQQPGATPAPVTDFNQALMYFTPEQFKVVDAACERIFPEDENGPGAKALGAAYFIDHQLAGDWGFNARDYMSGPFYPGEVTQGYQGRLKRREIFDIGIQELNNYSQSTQKKKFYELAPEQQDAALKAFESDEVKLTTISASAFFKMLRANTLEGIYSDPLYGGNKNMDGWKLKNYPGNQMAYTQVIEQDKFVKMAPLSLRDHQH; via the coding sequence TTGGCACAAGCAAACAATGAAAACGAACAACCCGTATCACGGAGGAACTTTCTGAAAAACTCTGGACTAGTACTCGGTGGACTGGTTGTGGGCGGAGTGGCAGGCAGCCTGATCAACAGAACATCAGCACCTGCACCGCAGCAACCGGGAGCGACACCAGCTCCCGTCACAGATTTCAATCAAGCCTTGATGTACTTCACTCCGGAACAGTTCAAAGTGGTCGACGCTGCATGCGAGCGGATTTTCCCTGAGGATGAGAATGGCCCTGGAGCAAAGGCTCTCGGAGCTGCTTATTTCATCGACCATCAATTGGCGGGAGACTGGGGCTTCAACGCCCGCGATTACATGTCGGGTCCTTTTTACCCTGGGGAGGTCACGCAGGGCTATCAGGGCAGGCTGAAACGGCGGGAAATCTTTGATATAGGGATTCAGGAACTGAACAATTACAGCCAAAGCACGCAAAAGAAAAAGTTTTACGAGCTTGCTCCTGAACAACAGGATGCAGCGCTCAAGGCATTTGAATCGGATGAAGTCAAATTAACGACGATCTCCGCGAGTGCCTTCTTCAAGATGCTCCGTGCAAACACGCTCGAAGGTATTTATTCCGACCCGCTGTATGGTGGCAACAAAAATATGGACGGTTGGAAGCTGAAAAATTACCCGGGTAATCAAATGGCTTATACGCAAGTCATCGAACAGGACAAGTTTGTGAAGATGGCCCCTTTGAGCTTGCGGGATCATCAACATTAA
- a CDS encoding alpha/beta fold hydrolase: protein MSVPVFTTVKSITRAGFAMEYGLAGPNDAPVLLMLHAIRNTKMLFAGIVPALAQHFRVVAVDLRGHGHSSGTSEYSFEAIVDDLIELLDAEAIEQVTVVAASFSAVPAQMLAVREPRRVARLVLLDGGFYQLGEMPGFQLPAVVERLTATRFVSVKDAEGQFSSRYGNGNLPEGWMATELEQKQDGGYGYVLSREAWTAYFREYMEFDKEALFREVVCPVLLVLADESLLPDDEQRRFYRDAVDSYKKLVTQARIRSIPKSLHLLMVTHPEETVREIMAFTKE from the coding sequence ATGAGTGTACCAGTATTCACGACGGTAAAAAGTATAACAAGGGCTGGCTTTGCCATGGAGTACGGGCTTGCAGGGCCAAATGATGCTCCTGTCCTGCTCATGCTGCATGCCATCCGCAATACGAAAATGCTGTTTGCGGGGATCGTTCCGGCGTTGGCTCAGCATTTTCGGGTGGTGGCGGTTGACTTGCGCGGACACGGTCACTCCTCGGGTACATCGGAGTACTCCTTCGAGGCCATTGTGGACGATCTGATTGAACTGCTGGATGCGGAAGCGATCGAACAGGTGACGGTGGTTGCAGCCTCCTTTTCCGCAGTACCCGCGCAGATGCTGGCTGTCCGTGAGCCCCGGCGAGTGGCTAGGCTGGTGCTGTTGGACGGTGGCTTTTACCAGTTAGGCGAAATGCCCGGCTTCCAATTGCCAGCTGTCGTCGAGCGATTGACTGCGACAAGGTTTGTCTCCGTGAAGGACGCTGAAGGGCAATTTTCCAGCCGCTATGGAAACGGTAATCTGCCCGAGGGCTGGATGGCAACAGAGCTGGAGCAGAAGCAGGATGGAGGCTATGGTTACGTCCTTTCCCGAGAAGCTTGGACGGCCTATTTCCGTGAGTACATGGAATTTGATAAAGAGGCCCTGTTTCGTGAGGTAGTCTGCCCGGTCCTGTTGGTGTTGGCTGATGAAAGTCTATTGCCTGACGATGAGCAGCGCAGATTCTATCGTGACGCTGTCGATTCTTACAAAAAGCTCGTTACACAGGCAAGGATCCGCTCGATTCCAAAGTCGCTCCATCTGCTGATGGTGACTCATCCAGAGGAAACAGTGAGAGAAATCATGGCGTTTACGAAAGAATAA
- a CDS encoding APC family permease has protein sequence MNGKTELHRSLKLWHIVVIGLGYMAPMAVFDTFGIVAEETGGHVPAAYAVTLLAILFTAASYGKMVRVYPSAGTAYTYTQGSIHPYAGFLVGWASLLDYLFLPMINALLTGVYLSSVFPEVPTHWWIVGFILLITLLNVFRVTVTASVNSILVLFQISVVIVFAGLAIRGLMHGGGFEQVITVRPFFSPDMSFAALLAGASILCFSFLGFDAVTTLTEETVDAKKTIPRGIFLVALAGGALFITASYFSQSLFPDASVFSDPEAASAEIALSIGGTIFQLVFLAAALSSTLASGLVSVTSVTRLLYAMGRDGYLPRKWFGYIHPRLKTPLYNVLLVGVLMLAALKLDLLTATSFINFGALIAFSFVNISVIAHYVWRQKRLRVADWWRYLLSPLIGASFVGFLWVNLDIKSMILGLMWSFVGLIYLLYLVKVKQTKLERMKFDE, from the coding sequence GTGAACGGGAAAACAGAGCTTCACCGCAGCCTGAAACTATGGCATATCGTGGTGATCGGTCTCGGCTATATGGCGCCGATGGCTGTTTTTGATACGTTTGGCATTGTGGCAGAAGAGACGGGAGGGCATGTCCCGGCCGCATACGCTGTCACGCTGCTCGCCATTTTGTTTACCGCAGCTAGCTACGGGAAAATGGTGAGGGTCTATCCTTCGGCAGGGACGGCCTATACCTACACGCAGGGGTCTATACACCCGTATGCAGGATTCCTGGTGGGCTGGGCCTCTCTGCTGGATTACTTATTTTTACCGATGATCAATGCACTCTTGACGGGTGTGTACTTGTCATCCGTTTTTCCGGAAGTTCCTACTCATTGGTGGATTGTTGGCTTTATTCTCTTAATCACTTTGTTGAATGTGTTCCGGGTAACCGTGACAGCCTCGGTGAATTCCATCCTCGTGTTGTTTCAAATATCCGTCGTGATCGTCTTCGCAGGCTTGGCGATTCGGGGATTGATGCATGGAGGCGGGTTCGAACAGGTAATAACAGTACGCCCCTTTTTCTCACCGGACATGTCCTTTGCCGCTTTACTTGCCGGGGCGTCCATCTTGTGCTTTTCCTTCCTCGGTTTTGATGCGGTGACGACGCTCACGGAAGAAACCGTCGATGCCAAAAAGACGATTCCCCGCGGCATCTTTCTGGTCGCACTTGCTGGGGGCGCGCTGTTCATTACTGCATCGTACTTTTCGCAGTCGTTATTTCCAGACGCTTCAGTCTTTTCTGACCCGGAAGCCGCTTCCGCAGAAATTGCGCTCTCTATCGGGGGAACGATCTTTCAGCTCGTGTTTTTGGCGGCAGCCTTGTCATCTACGCTGGCGTCCGGACTTGTATCCGTCACCAGCGTGACTCGCCTGCTTTATGCGATGGGACGGGACGGCTACTTGCCGAGAAAGTGGTTCGGGTATATTCACCCTCGCTTGAAAACGCCGCTCTACAATGTTCTATTGGTCGGCGTGCTGATGCTGGCAGCGCTGAAACTGGATCTGCTGACGGCTACATCCTTTATCAACTTCGGGGCATTGATTGCTTTTAGCTTTGTCAATATCAGCGTCATCGCCCATTATGTATGGAGACAAAAACGATTGCGAGTAGCGGATTGGTGGCGCTATCTTCTGTCGCCGTTGATCGGAGCTTCGTTTGTCGGCTTTCTGTGGGTCAATCTGGATATCAAGTCCATGATTCTCGGTTTGATGTGGTCCTTTGTCGGGCTGATCTATCTGCTGTATTTGGTGAAAGTCAAGCAGACCAAACTGGAGCGCATGAAATTTGACGAGTAG